The following are from one region of the Treponema denticola genome:
- a CDS encoding formylglycine-generating enzyme family protein, with translation MGCIKNIFKAIKNPKTYKNENFFYFLFSVILIGGILFTTRRKVVNYPYDSIENFKTMITVIEKPVIIEGEGSEGFFTSGRKVTLSPYKIGKYEVSYSFWNEVYEWIIKESGHEYQFQSLGQPGIYMGHSADPDEMYEIKELKEKAEEMGKPYNTVKAGVYPVTKMSWSDAIIWCNALSEKEGLDPVYYYDGKVLRNALDVTKSENPDVRMKNNGYRLPTEAEWEFAARGGDVEAADWNFGFAGTDDIENAGEYVWYRDNSSLFNVGSSGEIIDIHPIGQKKPNRLGLYDMSGNCWEWCFDRYNQRKTGQFIDPINKEGARYRIIKSGSVKHGLSFSRVKSWGYAIPVNPGYILGFRLAQTIDNNN, from the coding sequence ATGGGGTGTATAAAGAATATCTTCAAGGCTATTAAAAATCCTAAAACTTATAAAAATGAAAATTTCTTTTATTTTTTATTTTCAGTTATTTTGATAGGCGGAATTTTATTTACGACCAGACGGAAGGTTGTAAATTATCCTTATGATTCAATCGAAAATTTTAAAACAATGATCACCGTCATTGAAAAACCTGTAATTATCGAAGGCGAAGGTTCGGAAGGTTTTTTTACCTCCGGAAGAAAAGTTACTTTAAGCCCTTATAAGATCGGAAAGTATGAAGTTTCCTATTCATTTTGGAATGAGGTCTATGAGTGGATTATCAAAGAAAGCGGGCATGAATATCAGTTCCAATCTTTAGGCCAGCCGGGTATTTATATGGGACATTCGGCAGATCCTGACGAAATGTATGAAATTAAAGAGTTGAAGGAAAAGGCAGAAGAAATGGGAAAGCCTTATAATACGGTAAAGGCAGGCGTCTATCCTGTAACAAAAATGTCGTGGAGCGATGCTATTATTTGGTGTAATGCTTTAAGCGAAAAAGAAGGCTTGGATCCGGTTTATTACTATGACGGTAAGGTTTTACGCAATGCTTTAGATGTTACAAAGAGCGAAAATCCCGATGTTCGTATGAAAAATAACGGCTATCGTTTGCCGACTGAGGCTGAATGGGAATTTGCTGCCAGAGGCGGAGATGTAGAGGCCGCTGATTGGAATTTCGGATTTGCAGGAACCGATGACATTGAAAATGCCGGAGAATATGTTTGGTATAGAGATAATAGCTCTCTATTTAATGTAGGTTCATCAGGCGAAATTATAGATATTCATCCCATAGGGCAAAAAAAGCCCAATAGGTTAGGGCTCTATGATATGTCCGGGAATTGCTGGGAGTGGTGTTTTGATCGGTATAATCAAAGAAAAACCGGTCAGTTTATTGACCCTATCAATAAAGAAGGAGCCAGATATAGAATTATAAAAAGCGGTTCTGTAAAGCATGGTCTTAGTTTTTCCCGTGTAAAATCTTGGGGTTATGCTATTCCGGTAAATCCGGGTTATATTCTGGGTTTTAGATTGGCCCAAACAATTGACAATAATAATTAA
- a CDS encoding alpha/beta hydrolase, with amino-acid sequence MQTIYQTMSDGSAVAVHQWLPKKKPKAVIHIVHGMAEHALRYADFAEEACTRGFTVFASDHRGHGKTCGKIMLKGYLADKDGFRRVVEDQKEINDEIQKIYQDIPIIILGHSFGSFITQNYIENYGKTVKAAILVGSAGPNPMLKIAGIAAGLNKLFSGRKKPSKFMDKLSFGAYNKTVDSPKTNFDWLSRDEKEVKKYIDDEFCGFTCTVGFYQDLIKGLKQTHTSTEMVKIPNELPILITSGDRDPVSNLGKSVKKLYDIYKANGISDLNLKLYEGARHEILNETNKEEVKADIFEWIEKRL; translated from the coding sequence ATGCAGACAATTTATCAAACAATGAGCGACGGATCGGCTGTTGCGGTTCATCAATGGCTTCCTAAAAAAAAGCCTAAGGCTGTAATTCATATAGTTCACGGAATGGCTGAGCACGCTTTAAGATATGCAGACTTTGCCGAAGAGGCTTGCACAAGGGGGTTTACGGTGTTTGCATCGGACCATCGAGGTCACGGTAAAACTTGCGGAAAAATAATGCTTAAAGGTTATCTTGCAGATAAAGACGGCTTTAGACGGGTAGTAGAAGATCAAAAAGAAATCAATGATGAAATTCAAAAAATTTATCAGGATATTCCGATTATAATACTCGGCCATTCATTCGGGTCTTTTATAACTCAAAACTATATAGAAAACTACGGAAAAACCGTAAAAGCTGCTATCTTAGTAGGAAGTGCAGGCCCAAACCCTATGCTGAAAATCGCAGGTATTGCAGCCGGCTTAAATAAACTCTTTTCAGGGAGAAAAAAGCCATCCAAATTTATGGATAAACTGAGTTTTGGAGCCTATAATAAGACGGTTGATTCCCCCAAAACAAATTTTGACTGGCTTTCAAGAGATGAAAAAGAGGTTAAAAAATATATTGATGATGAATTTTGCGGCTTTACGTGTACTGTAGGTTTTTACCAAGACCTGATTAAAGGATTAAAACAAACACACACGAGTACCGAAATGGTAAAGATTCCAAATGAGCTCCCCATCCTCATTACTTCAGGCGATAGGGATCCTGTTTCAAACCTAGGTAAGAGCGTAAAAAAGCTATATGATATTTACAAGGCCAATGGTATAAGCGACCTTAACTTAAAGCTCTATGAAGGAGCCCGCCATGAAATCTTAAACGAAACCAATAAGGAAGAAGTTAAGGCCGATATCTTTGAATGGATAGAAAAAAGGCTATAA
- a CDS encoding OmpA family protein, translating to MNKFLNKNTVLKNAKGLSSFFLFFFLFSFALNAYEPVLQSSSVQNWEKGTIESLIKLDMNKSGFYLPSDRDAAFNTIEKYMPSLLKDIYLSVIVDSSHRLGNYLAEEKVNLNTINKIIEKGNYKNPHFSNDMSNALIKTSTELHEIAKLFIKHNTPYVPSIPPSTTVSKVYTGILIDARGLLPVHGEYTKEKLQPCIFPKVWNTDMSTIYEKNMVDPKIAKKLGIVLYSSSLNEALYREYVGTEPLRIIARGVFGQNRTDPIISMEDSSRILSKPENLKLLQEGRVVIICDEDMLHVTEPFTPPDENYYFAYHDIELLLEKHKEKGIELSNPKNIVKIIMYDIRFVADMPDVLPEEMGKIDVIAEALLKLGPYTKFLIEGHTADLNRPEDEKILSVQRAERIADEISKRGIDRSRIMTAGYGSTRPAAPSNNETNMAKNRRVEITVIRE from the coding sequence ATGAATAAATTTTTAAATAAAAACACGGTTTTAAAAAATGCCAAAGGCTTAAGCAGCTTTTTTTTGTTTTTTTTTCTTTTTAGTTTTGCCTTAAATGCCTATGAGCCTGTCCTTCAATCCTCTTCCGTTCAAAATTGGGAAAAGGGCACAATCGAATCCTTAATAAAACTTGATATGAATAAAAGCGGTTTTTATCTTCCAAGTGATAGGGATGCGGCTTTTAACACAATAGAAAAATACATGCCTTCCCTTTTAAAGGATATTTATCTTTCCGTTATAGTTGACTCTTCCCACCGCTTGGGAAACTATCTTGCTGAAGAAAAAGTAAACTTAAACACCATAAATAAGATAATTGAAAAAGGGAATTATAAAAATCCTCATTTTTCAAATGATATGTCCAATGCCTTGATAAAAACAAGTACTGAACTGCATGAAATTGCAAAGCTGTTTATCAAGCACAATACGCCCTATGTTCCATCGATTCCTCCAAGCACGACTGTCAGCAAGGTGTATACGGGGATTTTAATAGATGCCAGAGGTTTGCTGCCTGTGCACGGAGAATATACAAAGGAAAAACTTCAGCCCTGTATTTTTCCGAAAGTTTGGAACACCGATATGTCTACCATATATGAAAAGAACATGGTAGATCCTAAAATAGCAAAAAAACTGGGGATAGTGTTATATTCTTCAAGCCTTAATGAAGCGCTGTATAGGGAATATGTAGGTACCGAGCCCTTGCGTATAATAGCGAGAGGCGTTTTCGGCCAAAACAGAACCGATCCGATTATTTCGATGGAGGATAGCAGCCGTATTTTGTCAAAGCCTGAAAATTTAAAACTTTTACAGGAAGGGCGGGTAGTCATAATCTGCGATGAAGATATGCTCCATGTTACCGAGCCCTTTACTCCGCCCGATGAAAACTATTACTTTGCATATCATGATATTGAACTCTTGCTTGAAAAGCATAAAGAAAAAGGAATTGAACTATCCAATCCCAAAAACATAGTTAAAATAATAATGTATGATATACGGTTTGTTGCGGATATGCCCGATGTTCTTCCTGAAGAGATGGGTAAAATAGACGTAATTGCCGAAGCTCTTTTGAAGCTTGGACCTTATACAAAATTTTTAATTGAAGGCCACACGGCTGACCTTAATAGGCCTGAGGACGAAAAAATTCTTTCGGTACAAAGGGCGGAAAGAATCGCAGACGAAATTTCAAAACGGGGAATTGACCGCTCAAGGATAATGACAGCCGGCTATGGAAGCACAAGGCCCGCGGCCCCCAGTAATAATGAGACAAATATGGCAAAAAACCGCCGTGTTGAGATTACGGTAATCCGTGAATAA
- a CDS encoding transglycosylase SLT domain-containing protein: MKTRIFFIVFVFLGFDLIHAASLNFTKDESVKLRQLNKSNLSYNRQKSLHGTVIVSSKYPLIEKFRNQYLNENGLRYLEAIMKRSSPYRNFIIEELRRENLPPELLFLPVIESGFSPKAVSKSGAVGIWQFMRNSIGGYDIHIDEWIDERRDPWKTSTAAVKKLRWNYNYYNDWYLALAAYNCGVGALDKAIKKAGSRNYWYLAEKKFLKTETSLYVAKFLAIAEILMNSEKYGIDWGDALDYEATEIIPIKRSIDVILLAEKVKADTDLFSALNPSLKFNITPPNLKYNLRIPLEYKEAVQDLLEKNTLLIKYYSYKIRSGDTLYALSKHYGVSIKSIMNYNPGINASALKIGQVLKIPALKTVNSYRRKNDDQNLEFKDTYVIKKGDTLWSIALKYDVQVETLAEKNGIEVNSVLSLGQKLKVPIIN; encoded by the coding sequence GTGAAGACTCGGATTTTTTTTATAGTCTTTGTTTTTTTAGGTTTTGATTTAATTCACGCAGCCTCTTTAAATTTTACAAAGGACGAATCCGTAAAACTTAGGCAGCTTAATAAATCGAATCTCTCTTATAACCGCCAAAAATCGCTTCACGGTACGGTTATTGTGTCTTCAAAATATCCTCTAATTGAAAAGTTTAGAAATCAGTATCTGAATGAAAACGGTTTAAGGTATTTGGAAGCGATTATGAAAAGGTCGAGCCCTTACCGCAATTTTATTATTGAAGAATTGCGCAGAGAAAATCTCCCTCCCGAACTATTATTTTTACCGGTTATAGAGTCGGGGTTTTCGCCTAAGGCTGTGTCAAAATCGGGGGCCGTAGGTATTTGGCAATTTATGCGGAACAGTATAGGCGGCTATGATATTCATATCGATGAATGGATTGATGAAAGGCGGGATCCATGGAAGACCAGCACTGCAGCCGTAAAAAAACTTAGATGGAATTATAATTATTATAATGACTGGTATTTAGCTCTTGCGGCTTATAATTGCGGGGTAGGGGCTTTGGATAAGGCTATAAAGAAGGCTGGAAGCCGAAACTATTGGTATCTGGCCGAAAAAAAATTCTTAAAGACGGAAACCTCTCTCTATGTTGCTAAATTTTTAGCTATTGCGGAAATTCTTATGAATAGCGAAAAATACGGTATTGATTGGGGAGATGCTCTTGATTATGAAGCCACAGAGATTATTCCGATAAAACGCTCTATTGATGTTATTTTGCTTGCCGAAAAAGTTAAGGCTGATACGGACCTTTTTTCGGCTCTTAATCCTTCTTTGAAATTTAATATTACTCCGCCCAATCTAAAATATAATTTGCGCATTCCCTTGGAATATAAAGAGGCTGTTCAAGATTTGCTTGAAAAAAACACCCTTCTTATAAAATATTACAGTTATAAGATAAGATCCGGCGATACTCTTTATGCCTTGTCAAAACACTATGGCGTAAGCATCAAGTCGATTATGAACTATAATCCCGGCATTAATGCTTCTGCTCTTAAGATAGGGCAGGTACTTAAAATACCGGCTTTAAAAACCGTAAATTCGTATAGGCGTAAAAATGACGATCAAAATCTAGAATTTAAGGATACATATGTAATTAAAAAGGGTGACACCTTGTGGTCCATAGCCTTAAAATATGATGTCCAAGTTGAAACCCTCGCCGAAAAAAACGGCATAGAGGTAAATTCGGTGCTTTCCTTAGGTCAAAAACTAAAGGTGCCGATAATAAACTGA